The Cyprinus carpio isolate SPL01 chromosome B17, ASM1834038v1, whole genome shotgun sequence genome has a window encoding:
- the LOC109101043 gene encoding leucine-rich repeat transmembrane protein FLRT2-like, with protein MEVQIRMWNKDLPTLISPWIPILLGLHMHFSWATTCPEECRCDRTFVYCNERSLTSVPLGLGEGYKTLYLHNNQINNAGFPLEMHNVASVETVYLYGNQLDEFPLNLPKNVRVLHLQENNIQTVSRAALAQLLRLEELYLDDNSISTVGVEEGAFREAISLKTLFLTKNHLSSVPIGLPEELRELRLDENRIAFIAEDAFENVTGLELLLLDGNLLMDEGIAPGALQTLVNLKTLSLARNSLTVPPPNLPAEFLVKLNLQDNQMNEIPLTAFRGLHRLERLDISNNQLQSLTQGVFDGLHGLRQLTVRNNLWLCDCNIKWVILWLKSLPATLNVRGFMCQKPERVRGMVIRELTLELIQCPNSTATVPQPTLLSSSTAESATPTAFKPARSQPTTNRPRLTLPPPTAGKDGEQRMNDPVGPIQESLRVSFAVLNGSCIHVSWVSTFTVTAYKVTWVKLGHSLITGPMQESLVQGEREGITLTNLEPKSTYRICVDPLDAFNNYHPGDDTICSEVTTKSASFHSGDNATGPEQATQQDPSSPFLLAGLIGGAVLVVLVVLLSIFCWHMHKKGRSESSKWKYSRGRRKDDYCEAGTKKDNSILEMTETSLQIVSLNNEQLLKGDFRIQPIYTPNGGVGFRDSQRRNNSTAYCKNSVPESDTCHK; from the coding sequence ATGGAGGTACAGATCCGAATGTGGAATAAAGACCTGCCTACTTTGATCAGCCCATGGATACCGATACTTCTGGGCCTTCACATGCATTTCTCCTGGGCCACAACCTGTCCAGAGGAGTGCCGGTGTGACAGGACTTTTGTTTACTGCAATGAGAGGAGTCTAACGTCAGTGCCTCTGGGGCTAGGAGAGGGTTATAAGACCCTCTACCTCCACAACAATCAAATCAACAATGCTGGATTTCCTCTGGAAATGCACAACGTTGCCTCTGTGGAGACGGTGTATCTCTATGGCAACCAGCTTGATGAATTCCCTCTCAATCTTCCCAAAAATGTGCGGGTGCTCCACCTGCAGGAGAATAACATTCAGACGGTGTCCCGGGCTGCCCTGGCACAGCTGCTACGCCTGGAGGAGCTCTATCTGGATGACAACTCCATCTCCACCGTGGGTGTGGAGGAGGGGGCCTTCAGGGAGGCCATCAGTCTCAAGACCCTTTTCCTTACCAAGAACCACCTGAGCAGCGTCCCCATTGGGCTGCCTGAGGAGCTGAGAGAGCTGCGGCTGGATGAGAACCGCATTGCATTTATAGCCGAGGACGCGTTCGAGAACGTGACGGGCCTTGAGCTCCTCCTCCTGGATGGGAACTTGCTCATGGATGAGGGCATTGCCCCCGGGGCTCTCCAGACCCTCGTTAATCTCAAAACCTTGTCACTGGCGCGCAACTCCCTCACGGTTCCTCCTCCTAATCTGCCAGCCGAGTTTTTAGTCAAGCTCAACTTGCAGGATAATCAGATGAATGAGATTCCTTTGACAGCCTTTCGCGGCCTCCATCGCTTGGAGAGACTGGATATTTCAAACAACCAGCTGCAGTCTCTCACACAGGGGGTCTTTGACGGCCTCCACGGTCTGAGACAGCTCACTGTTCGAAACAACCTTTGGCTCTGTGACTGCAACATTAAATGGGTCATACTGTGGTTAAAGTCCTTGCCAGCTACCCTCAATGTCCGTGGCTTCATGTGCCAGAAACCAGAGAGGGTACGTGGCATGGTAATCAGAGAGCTAACCCTGGAGCTCATCCAGTGTCCTAACAGCACCGCCACAGTCCCACAGCCCACACTGCTCTCTTCCTCCACCGCTGAGTCAGCCACTCCAACGGCTTTCAAACCCGCACGCTCCCAGCCTACAACCAACCGTCCACGTCTGACGCTTCCACCGCCGACTGCAGGCAAAGACGGGGAGCAGAGGATGAATGACCCAGTCGGCCCGATACAGGAATCGCTGCGAGTTTCCTTTGCGGTGCTAAACGGTTCATGCATTCATGTAAGCTGGGTGTCGACCTTCACCGTCACGGCCTATAAGGTGACCTGGGTCAAGCTCGGTCACAGTTTGATAACCGGCCCCATGCAGGAGTCGCTCGTGCAGGGCGAACGTGAGGGAATCACACTGACAAACCTGGAACCCAAGTCCACCTATCGTATTTGCGTGGATCCACTGGACGCGTTCAATAATTACCACCCGGGAGACGATACAATTTGCTCAGAGGTGACAACAAAGTCTGCTTCCTTTCACTCCGGCGATAACGCCACTGGGCCCGAGCAGGCGACCCAGCAGGACCCCAGCTCGCCTTTCCTGCTGGCTGGCCTGATTGGCGGGGCGGTGCTTGTGGTCCTGGTGGTTCTGTTGAGCATATTCTGCTGGCACATGCACAAGAAGGGAAGGTCAGAGTCGTCAAAATGGAAATACAGTCGGGGCAGAAGAAAAGATGACTACTGCGAAGCGGGGACTAAAAAGGATAACTCTATTCTAGAAATGACTGAAACTAGCTTACAGATAGTTTCTTTGAATAACGAACAGCTGCTCAAGGGGGACTTTCGCATTCAgccgatttacacccctaatgGGGGTGTTGGATTCAGAGACTCTCAAAGGAGAAACAATAGCACAGCATACTGCAAAAACAGTGTTCCAGAGTCTGATACATGccataaatga